One window of Diabrotica undecimpunctata isolate CICGRU chromosome 8, icDiaUnde3, whole genome shotgun sequence genomic DNA carries:
- the LOC140448357 gene encoding uncharacterized protein — MDWISSLCRVCVAKTSQMISLDSSFKEALSEENETNEQIYPDTSVQEILHKVLNFMEPVPENYPQYICSMCLGILKVAYDFKTLFEESHQVLVELTGGKETNKSNLPVCVEIIAGSTRYNLNDLVIVEEQKCDQLNFNGFLRNLGTVISASFGPKYERPTVGPPVLEILERPKEVSEPDVLSPENEQDKECDVDSYIILCSSDTGARDTIKASADLEDDDDLIQSAAKLQYECSICKRMYGSKTRYQKHVDVCGKGYRLGKDDKGKTSLVSLLQCRFCPRIFKERKFLNYHVKTHLMPFFKCDICNQKFKSRNSRNYHRSTRHSQSSYVCQICGKECKTAATLSGHEQTHNKNSTMCICPVCGKSFHYKGGLYYHMKQHTKERKYKCHFCDRDFYTLTAKKRHILTHTGHRPFNCQSCGKAFFSKGELKKHEYTHTGHHPYKCEYCHKAFTSAFNMKIHWFNHAGSFDCEHCQRTFISSKVLEFHYKVKHKKLVEKPDDGN, encoded by the exons atggaTTGGATTTCTTCTCTATGTAGAGTATGTGTGGCTAAAACAAGTCAAATGATTTCTTTAGATAGCAGTTTTAAAGAAGCACTCTCTGAAGAAAACGAAACTAATGAGCAAATTTATCCAGATACTTCAGTCCAGGAAATTCTTCACAAAGTGCTGAATTTTATG gaaCCTGTACCTGAAAACTATCCACAATACATATGCTCAATGTGTCTAGGTATACTAAAAGTGGCATACGACTTTAAAACACTTTTTGAAGAATCTCATCAAGTGCTTGTTGAACTTACAGGAGGCAAGGAAACAAACAAGAGTAATTTACCAGTGTGTGTGGAAATAATCGCTGGTTCAACAAGATATAATTTAAACGACTTGGTAATTGTAGAGGAGCAAAAATGTGATCAGCTtaattttaacgggtttttacgaAATCTCGGAACAGTGATATCGGCGAGTTTTGGTCCTAAATATGAGCGCCCAACAGTCGGTCCTCCAGTGTTGGAGATTCTAGAACGTCCGAAGGAAGTATCCGAACCAGATGTTTTATCACCCGAAAATGAGCAGGATAAAGAATGTGACGTtgattcttatattattttatgcAGTAGCGACACTGGGGCAAGAGATACGATAAAGGCATCGGCAGATCTGgaagatgatgatgatttaatacAGTCAGCTGCAAAGTTACAGTACGAGTGTAGTATTTGCAAAAGAATGTATGGTTCGAAAACTAGATATCAAAAACATGTCGATGTTTGTGGCAAAGGATACAGATTAGGTAAAGACGACAAAGGAAAAACGTCGTTAGTGTCTTTATTGCAATGTAGATTTTGTCCAAGAATTTtcaaagaaagaaaatttctcaACTACCACGTTAAAACACATTTGATGCCTTTTTTCAAGTGTGATATTTGCAATCAAAAGTTCAAAAGCCGAAATTCTAGAAATTATCATAGGTCTACAAGACATAGTCAGTCGAGCTATGTTTGTCAGATTTGTGGAAAAGAGTGTAAAACTGCAGCGACGCTAAGTGGACACGAACAAACCCACAACAAAAATTCAACGATGTGTATTTGTCCAGTGTGCGGAAAATCTTTTCATTACAAAGGAGGGTTGTATTACCACATGAAACAACACACCAAAGAACGCAAGTATAAATGTCATTTTTGTGACAGAGATTTCTATACTTTGACAGCCAAGAAACGCCACATATTAACCCATACTGGCCATCGGCCTTTCAACTGTCAATCTTGTGGGAAAGCATTCTTTTCCAAAGGAGAACTAAAGAAGCATGAGTACACACATACCGGACACCACCCCTATAAGTGTGAATACTGCCACAAAGCATTCACTTCTGCGTTTAATATGAAAATACACTGGTTTAATCACGCTGGTAGCTTCGATTGCGAGCATTGCCAAAGAACATTTATTAGTAGTAAGGTTTTAGAGTTCCATTATAAAGTAAAACATAAAAAACTTGTTGAAAAACCTGATGATGGTAACTAA